Proteins co-encoded in one Brassica oleracea var. oleracea cultivar TO1000 chromosome C4, BOL, whole genome shotgun sequence genomic window:
- the LOC106343009 gene encoding ATP phosphoribosyltransferase 1, chloroplastic-like isoform X1, with protein sequence MKKAFQGLIKILFRVASRICNQYLPTVATFFCSIKTSSLSPRATTTAMSILLPANLQQCPSPSLSPSTPLFSPCPSTAFSFGRTRLRCLRLVTSCVASVQSTVANGSAPAPAVVVEREQIRLGLPSKGRMAADSIDLLKDCQLFVKQVNPRQYVAQIPQLPNTEVWFQRPKDIVRKLLSGDLDLGTVGLDTLSEYGQENEDLIIVHEALNFGDCHLSIAIPNYGIYENINSLKELAEMPQWSEERPLRVATGFTYLGPKFMEENGIKHVTFSTADGALEATPAMGIADCILDLVSSGTTLKENNLKEIEGGVVLESQAALVASRRALTERKGALNTVHEILERLEAHLKADGQFTVVANMRGNSAQEVAERVLSQPSLSGLQGPTISPVYCKQDGKVSIDYYAIVICVPKKALYESVKQLRAVGGSGVLISPLTYIFDEETPRWGQLLRKLKI encoded by the exons ATGAAGAAGGCCTTTCAAGGTCTTATAAAAATATTATTTAGAGTGGCATCAAGAATCTGTAATCAGTATCTGCCCACAGTTGCGACCTTCTTCTGTTCAATAAAAACCTCTTCACTCTCACCAAGAGCCACCACCACAGCAATGTCTATCCTTCTCCCTGCCAATTTACAACAATGCCCTTCTCCCTCCCTCTCGCCGTCAACCCCACTCTTCTCCCCGTGTCCTTCCACCGCTTTCTCCTTCGGCAGAACTCGCCTGAGATGCCTCAGATTGGTTACTTCCTGCGTCGCCTCCGTTCAAAGCACCGTCGCTAATGGTTCTGCTCCAGCTCCCGCTGTTGTCGTGGAGCGAGAGCAGATTCGTCTTGGTCTTCCTAGCAAAGGACGCATGGCTGCCGACTCCATCGATCTTCTCAAG GACTGCCAACTATTTGTAAAACAAGTCAATCCTAGGCAATACGTTGCACAAATTCCCCAG TTACCAAACACTGAAGTCTGGTTTCAACGTCCAAAAGACATTGTCAGGAAGTTACTCTCAGGAGATCTGGATCTAGGTACCGTTGGTCTTGACACACTTAGTGAATATGGTCAG GAAAATGAAGATCTTATCATTGTCCATGAAGCTCTCAACTTTGGAGACTGTCATCTGTCCATTGCG ATACCCAACTATGGGATTTATGAGAACATAAATTCTCTCAAGGAGTTAGCAGAGATGCCACAGTGGAGTGAGGAGAGACCATTGCGTGTTGCTACTGGCTTCACTTAT CTCGGCCCCAAATTTATGGAAGAAAACGGCATAAAGCATGTAACGTTTTCAACTGCAGACGGAGCCCTGGAGGCAACTCCGGCG ATGGGGATAGCTGATTGCATTTTGGACCTTGTGAGTAGTGGGACGACACTCAAAGAGAACAACTTAAAAGAGATTGAAGGAGGGGTTGTGCTGGAAAGTCAG GCGGCACTTGTGGCAAGCAGAAGAGCATTGACCGAGAGAAAAGGAGCATTAAACACAGTACACGAGATTCTCGAGAGATTGGAGGCCCATCTTAAAGCTGATGGCCAGTTCACT GTTGTTGCAAACATGAGAGGAAATAGTGCTCAAGAAGTGGCTGAGCGTGTGTTGAGTCAACCATCACTGTCAGGATTGCAG GGACCAACAATAAGCCCAGTTTACTGTAAACAAGATGGAAAAGTATCGATTGACTACTATGCCATAGTGATTTGTGTGCCCAAAAAGGCATTATACGAGTCTGTGAAGCAACTAAGAGCG GTGGGTGGCAGTGGGGTATTAATTTCACCTCTTACCTACATCTTTGATGAGGAGACTCCAAGATGGGGTCAACTCCTGAGAAAACTCAAGATTTAG
- the LOC106338312 gene encoding uncharacterized protein LOC106338312 codes for MDILKKLEAEIMETKTEVRMLKERESDTEAVLASLNAELYKNMVKMAKTDADAEGKSAADMNKSVNFKENGEEKRRKELMSKMAKEYLTLAQILDGNKVDKNGYFAKTTKKKKKPIIPLLGDFFFFFKK; via the coding sequence ATGGATATTTTGAAGAAGCTTGAAGCTGAGATAATGGAAACAAAGACCGAGGTGAGGATGTTGAAGGAGAGAGAGTCTGACACAGAGGCGGTTTTGGCATCTTTGAATGCTGAGCTATATAAGAACATGGTAAAGATGGCTAAAACCGATGCTGATGCTGAGGGGAAGAGTGCAGCTGATATGAACAAGTCTGTGAACTTCAAGGAAAATGGAGAAGAAAAAAGGAGGAAAGAGCTGATGAGCAAGATGGCGAAGGAGTATCTTACACTGGCTCAGATACTTGACGGAAACAAAGTAGACAAAAATGGGTATTTTGCGAAGACTACAAAAAAGAAGAAGAAACCTATCATTCCTCTTTTGGGAGACTTTTTCTTTTTCTTCAAGAAGTAA
- the LOC106343009 gene encoding ATP phosphoribosyltransferase 1, chloroplastic-like isoform X2, whose translation MKKAFQGLIKILFRVASRICNQYLPTVATFFCSIKTSSLSPRATTTAMSILLPANLQQCPSPSLSPSTPLFSPCPSTAFSFGRTRLRCLRLVTSCVASVQSTVANGSAPAPAVVVEREQIRLGLPSKGRMAADSIDLLKDCQLFVKQVNPRQYVAQIPQLPNTEVWFQRPKDIVRKLLSGDLDLGTVGLDTLSEYGQENEDLIIVHEALNFGDCHLSIAIPNYGIYENINSLKELAEMPQWSEERPLRVATGFTYLGPKFMEENGIKHVTFSTADGALEATPAMGIADCILDLVSSGTTLKENNLKEIEGGVVLESQAALVASRRALTERKGALNTVHEILERLEAHLKADGQFTVVANMRGNSAQEVAERVLSQPSLSGLQGPTISPVYCKQDGKVSIDYYAIVICVPKKALYESVKQLRAVRNPCNFLLTNLSSTPNL comes from the exons ATGAAGAAGGCCTTTCAAGGTCTTATAAAAATATTATTTAGAGTGGCATCAAGAATCTGTAATCAGTATCTGCCCACAGTTGCGACCTTCTTCTGTTCAATAAAAACCTCTTCACTCTCACCAAGAGCCACCACCACAGCAATGTCTATCCTTCTCCCTGCCAATTTACAACAATGCCCTTCTCCCTCCCTCTCGCCGTCAACCCCACTCTTCTCCCCGTGTCCTTCCACCGCTTTCTCCTTCGGCAGAACTCGCCTGAGATGCCTCAGATTGGTTACTTCCTGCGTCGCCTCCGTTCAAAGCACCGTCGCTAATGGTTCTGCTCCAGCTCCCGCTGTTGTCGTGGAGCGAGAGCAGATTCGTCTTGGTCTTCCTAGCAAAGGACGCATGGCTGCCGACTCCATCGATCTTCTCAAG GACTGCCAACTATTTGTAAAACAAGTCAATCCTAGGCAATACGTTGCACAAATTCCCCAG TTACCAAACACTGAAGTCTGGTTTCAACGTCCAAAAGACATTGTCAGGAAGTTACTCTCAGGAGATCTGGATCTAGGTACCGTTGGTCTTGACACACTTAGTGAATATGGTCAG GAAAATGAAGATCTTATCATTGTCCATGAAGCTCTCAACTTTGGAGACTGTCATCTGTCCATTGCG ATACCCAACTATGGGATTTATGAGAACATAAATTCTCTCAAGGAGTTAGCAGAGATGCCACAGTGGAGTGAGGAGAGACCATTGCGTGTTGCTACTGGCTTCACTTAT CTCGGCCCCAAATTTATGGAAGAAAACGGCATAAAGCATGTAACGTTTTCAACTGCAGACGGAGCCCTGGAGGCAACTCCGGCG ATGGGGATAGCTGATTGCATTTTGGACCTTGTGAGTAGTGGGACGACACTCAAAGAGAACAACTTAAAAGAGATTGAAGGAGGGGTTGTGCTGGAAAGTCAG GCGGCACTTGTGGCAAGCAGAAGAGCATTGACCGAGAGAAAAGGAGCATTAAACACAGTACACGAGATTCTCGAGAGATTGGAGGCCCATCTTAAAGCTGATGGCCAGTTCACT GTTGTTGCAAACATGAGAGGAAATAGTGCTCAAGAAGTGGCTGAGCGTGTGTTGAGTCAACCATCACTGTCAGGATTGCAG GGACCAACAATAAGCCCAGTTTACTGTAAACAAGATGGAAAAGTATCGATTGACTACTATGCCATAGTGATTTGTGTGCCCAAAAAGGCATTATACGAGTCTGTGAAGCAACTAAGAGCGGTTAGAAATCCCTGCAATTTCTTGCTTACTAATCTCAGTTCGACCCCGAACCTTTAA